The region AGAAGCATCCCGAAGTGGAGTTCTTTGTCTGTTCACTGGAGGAAAGCCAAGTTGTCCTCGACCCATTCCTGGTCATGCGAATCCCTGGCGATCCAACGCTTCGCGAGTATTATCTGGAAGTGTGGAACGAGCCGGAATTCCAGGGAAAACGCGAGGCGTAACGGGTTGATTCAACGCATGCTCAATACGTCGTGAGCATGCGTTTTTTGTGGGGAATTGCCTATCGTTTCTTCGAGAGATCAAAGTCTTTCAGGTCGTATGTGAACGCGCTTTCGCTATCGGAAACAGAAGCGATAAGCGGGCTCGTGTTCGGGATGCGAAACGATCGGGGGATGGCTTGAACGTTCTTGGGGATTTGGCGTGGCGAGCCTGGCAGTGGATCGCCCGGTGGTGGTTGAATGGTGATGACATACTGACCGACCGCCACCCCTTTTAGGTCGACGCGTCCCTGTTCGTCGAGCGTGCCGCCATAAGCTTCCCCGTTTTCGTGGCTGGCAAAATCAATCAGGGCGCCGGTGAGTGGTTTGCCTCCCTGCGTGATCTGGGCTGAAA is a window of Bremerella sp. TYQ1 DNA encoding:
- a CDS encoding carboxypeptidase-like regulatory domain-containing protein, translating into MKNFFLSPGPGYMILLGTIVSLSLAGCSQQPRSHLKRTDISAQITQGGKPLTGALIDFASHENGEAYGGTLDEQGRVDLKGVAVGQYVITIQPPPGDPLPGSPRQIPKNVQAIPRSFRIPNTSPLIASVSDSESAFTYDLKDFDLSKKR